A single region of the Micropterus dolomieu isolate WLL.071019.BEF.003 ecotype Adirondacks linkage group LG18, ASM2129224v1, whole genome shotgun sequence genome encodes:
- the LOC123956335 gene encoding actin-related protein 2/3 complex subunit 4: MTATLRPYLNAVRATLQAALCLENFSSQVVERHNKPEVEVRSSKELLLQPVVISRNDKEKVLIEGSINSVRVSIAVKQADEIEKILCHKFMRFMMMRAENFFILRRKPVEGYDISFLITNFHTEQMYKHKLVDFVIHFMEEIDKEISEMKLSVNARARIVAEEFLKNF; the protein is encoded by the exons ATG ACAGCGACTTTGCGCCCCTACTTAAACGCTGTGAGGGCCACCTTGCAGGCGGCGCTGTGTCTGGAGAACTTCTCCTCTCAGGTGGTGGAGCGTCACAACAAGCCAGAGGTGGAAGTTAG GAGCAGCAAGGAGCTGCTACTTCAGCCTGTGGTGATCAGCCGTAATGATAAGGAGAAGGTTCTCATTGAGGGATCCATCAACTCTGTCAGAGTCAGCATTGCTGTCAAACAG GCTGATGAGATTGAGAAGATCCTCTGCCACAAGTTCATGCGCTTCATGATGATGAGAGCAGAGAACTTCTTCATCCTGAGGAGGAAACCAGTAGAG GGATATGATATTAGCTTCTTGATTACCAACTTCCACACGGAGCAGATGTACAAACACAAGCTGGTGGACTTTGTCATCCACTTCATGGAGGAGATTGACAAGGAGATCAGCGAGATGAAGCTGTCCGTTAATGCCAGGGCCCGTATCGTTGCAGAGGAATTCCTCAAGAAC TTCTGA